Proteins encoded in a region of the Thunnus thynnus chromosome 8, fThuThy2.1, whole genome shotgun sequence genome:
- the LOC137188123 gene encoding GTPase IMAP family member 8-like, whose product MHYHQAKDSVSQSCIKHDILSSFLVFGPNINCHFVLCLLGEKEGITLAEIRLVLIGGRWAGKSSSGNTILRKERFECGRTRTTQCEGRHEVVEGRKLTVVDVPGWSSSLSLTEIPEGEKQRFKLSASKCPPGPNAFLLVIPIDCAFSVEQRRTVEEHMKLLGQRVWRYTMVLFTCGDFLGEKTIVQHIESEGDALKWLIERCNNRYHVFNNKKSNSSQVTQLLEKIDEMVWNNNGGYYELDEQTFYIIKEKQREVAEKAEKRRRKAEEQRQKVKALIPEEMKSIPKLQVILLGSRSVGKTSIGNAIVGIKEQEDGRRTAHSVARRGVVGKTEITLVDTPGWWKGFPVFDTPEMIKEEVMRSMFLCPPGPHVFLLVIDADASFNAKHLDAVTTHMNLLGEGVWRHTTVVFTRGDWLGSNTIEEYIEGEGEALQSLLDQCGNRYHVIDNKNADDGTQITELVEKITGTVAENGWEHFVPDEQILLTIVERRKRVEEGARLRQSQVKAKRKTLRGSRNKLQELRIVMLGQKTFGKSATGNNLLRKEVFATCQSEQCQIGEADVAGRLITVIDTPGWWKEPSRCTEEIDKEIVRGLTLSPLGVHVVLLVVPLDMTFREVQQVALEEHMNLFDAGVWKHAMVLFTCGDKLADKSIEEHIEREHTALQWLVDKCENRYHVLNNMRKTDMSEVTELFEKIEEMVSGNSGRLFCPDMNDIHLRIEEKIRRRQLKHVLKQRLEQEYRRRELELMMGFKEKLLELQADIRGIQVTSTKPKSLSEYYAVMGMKLLLFSLHKYSIVLILCLDYPLLVGDMAKIKAKGIGQRKKEENIDAKLTQEIEKLDKEIMKSTVLLRSSMDILLPSFSGDSKAPSIAESSTRKMSTSNFDRVLGWLSTLQIGTNVENQLTINSSGYRSVLPNDEFDCDGEADIAE is encoded by the exons ATGCATTATCATCAAGCCAAAGACTCTGTTTCACAAAGTTgtataaaacatgacattttgtcttcatttctGGTATTTGGTCCAAATATTAACTGCCATTTTGTCCTTTGTCTTTTAGGGGAGAAAGAGGGCATCACCCTGGCTGAGATCAGGCTCGTCCTGATTGGTGGGAGATGGGCTGGCAAAAGCTCGTCTGGCAACACAATACTTAGAAAGGAAAGGTTTGAGTGTGGCCGAACACGAACAACTCAGTGTGAAGGGAGACATGAGGTGGTCGAGGGGAGGAAGCTCACTGTGGTTGATGTTCCGGGATGGAGCAGCTCCCTCTCCCTCACAGAGATACCAGAGGGGGAGAAACAAAGATTCAAACTCAGCGCCTCAAAGTGTCCGCCTGGACCAAACGCTTTCCTCCTTGTTATTCCCATTGACTGTGCTTTCTctgtggagcagaggaggactGTTGAGGAGCACATGAAGCTGCTGGGGCAGCGAGTTTGGAGATACACCATGGTGCTGTTCACCTGTGGGGATTTCCTTGGGGAGAAAACGATAGTGCAGCACATCGAGAGCGAGGGAGACGCACTGAAGTGGTTAATCGAAAGGTGCAACAACAGGTACCACGTGTTTAATAACAAGAAGAGTAACTCATCTCAGGTCACACAGCTGCTGGAGAAGATAGATGAGATGGTGTGGAACAACAACGGCGGTTACTACGAGTTGGATGAACAGACTTTTTATATCATTAAAGAGAAGCAGCGAGAGGTGGCtgaaaaggcagaaaagagACGGAGGAAGGCCGAGGAGCAAAGACAGAAAGTGAAAGCACTCATTCCAG AAGAAATGAAGTCCATCCCAAAACTCCAGGTGATTCTCTTGGGAAGTCGAAGTGTTGGGAAAACCTCCATAGGGAACGCCATTGTAGGAATCAAAGAGCAAGAGGATGGAAGAAGAACAGCACACTCGGTGGCCCGGAGAGGTGTTGTGGgtaaaactgaaataactcTTGTTGACACACCAGGTTGGTGGAAAGGCTTCCCAGTGTTTGACACTCCAGAAATGATCAAAGAGGAAGTAATGCGCAGCATGTTCCTGTGCCCCCCTGGGCCCCACGTCTTCCTGTTGGTGATAGACGCAGATGCATCCTTCAATGCCAAACACTTAGATGCAGTGACAACACACATGAATCTTCTCGGAGAAGGAGTGTGGAGACACACCACTGTAGTTTTCACCAGAGGGGACTGGCTGGGATCAAACACCATAGAGGAGTACATTGAGGGCGAGGGAGAAGCCTTACAGTCTCTGTTGGATCAATGTGGTAACAGGTATCATGTCATTGATAACAAGAATGCAGATGATGGTACTCAGATCACAGAGCTGGTAGAGAAAATCACCGGTACTGTAGCTGAAAATGGTTGGGAGCACTTTGTTCCAGATGAGCAGATCCTTTTGACCATtgtggagagaagaaaaagagtgGAAGAAGGAGCAAGACTGAGGCAAAGTCAAGTTAAGGCCAAAAGAAAAACCCTCAGAG GTTCCAGAAATAAGTTACAAGAGCTGAGGATTGTGATGCTTGGTCAAAAGACGTTTGGAAAGAGTGCAACAGGTAATAACCTCCTGCGCAAAGAAGTGTTCGCTACCTGTCAGAGTGAGCAGTGTCAGATAGGAGAGGCGGACGTTGCTGGCAGACTGATCACAGTGATCGACACCCCGGGCTGGTGGAAGGAGCCGTCCCGCTGCACTGAAGAGATTGACAAAGAAATTGTCAGAGGTTTGACGCTGAGCCCGTTAGGGGTTCACGTTGTTCTGCTGGTTGTTCCCTTGGACATGACATTCAGAGAAGTTCAGCAGGTTGCCCTGGAGGAACACATGAACCTCTTTGATGCTGGTGTATGGAAACATGCCATGGTTCTGTTCACATGCGGAGACAAACTGGCAGATAAATCCATAGAGGAGCACATTGAGAGGGAGCACACTGCTCTCCAGTGGTTGGTGGACAAGTGTGAGAACAGATACCATGTCCTGAACAATATGAGGAAAACAGATATGAGTGAGGTTACCGAGCTGTTTGAGAAGATAGAGGAAATGGTGTCAGGGAACAGCGGCCGGCTCTTCTGCCCTGACATGAATGACATCCACCTGAGGATTGAAGAGAAGATCAGGAGGCGGCAGCTCAAACATGTATTGAAGCAACGACTGGAGCAGGAGTACAGGAggagagagctggagctgaTGATGGGCTTCAAGGAAAAACTCCTCGAGCTGCAAGCTGACATCAGGGGAATACAAGTGACAAGTACCAAACCAAAGTCACTGAGTGAGTATTACGCTGTGATGGGGATGAAacttttgctgttttcattgcaTAAATATTCTATTGTTTTAATCCTTTGTCTTGATTATCCTTTGCTAGTTGGTGACATGGCCAAAATCAAAGCAAAGGGAATTGGTCAaaggaagaaggaggaaaacataGATGCAAAATTGACTCAGGAAATTGAAAAGCTGGATAAGGAAATTatgaaatccacagtccttcttcGGAGCAGCATGGACATCTTGCTCCCtagct TTAGCGGAGACAGTAAAGCACCATCCATCGCTGAGTCTTCAACCAGGAAAATGTCAACCAGTAACTTTGATAGAGTTCTGGGTTGGCTGTCCACACTTCAGATCGGCACAAATGTAGAGAACCAGCTGACCATCAACTCCTCAGGATACAGATCTGTGCTACCAAACGATGAGTTTGACTGCGACGGGGAAGCTGATATTGCTGAATGA
- the LOC137188122 gene encoding low affinity immunoglobulin gamma Fc region receptor III-B-like, which translates to MHTYTHSSRIFSRSMTKKSFCLPAEVLKVSVSVWPLGSNIYLGECVLLQCAVESNSSFVWRYRWFMHKPHSAQTPNPRHLVSGDSYSITAVTREDASSYWCQAESRGSNTTTVLLSQPAKLNVSELPPPSLTLTPSTQQIFRGERFTVQCPVSQTNSSGWMLKRFPEGHRARTGDFNTDRCSPLGGAVSADKSDACVFTADSGTSGLYWCEGAEGRSNAVNITVSYGSIILKSPAFPVSEGDKVVLYCQHWTGIHSKTTFFRNGAEIVTNSSVSSDRVTKMTIENVTKADEGSYKCVSEGRKMESPESWLSVRRDRGNSTSTDGTAASTEGSWKWIIVSCGIVLLFLTLLAVWLVCRYRYQMLCTRSCWPVSKEDLPAMELPATKQDVTEVQWDLSWMEMSNLLDRQLYPGT; encoded by the exons atgcacacatacacacactcttccaGGATATTTAGCAGAAGCATGACAAAAAAGAGTTTCTGTCTTCCTGCAGAGGTTTTGAaggtcagtgtgtctgtgtggccaTTGGGGTCAAACATCTACCTTGGCGAGTGCGTGTTGTTGCAGTGTGCTGTGGAGTCAAACTCCAGTTTTGTGTGGCGCTACCGCTGGTTCATGCACAAACCACACTCTGCTCAGACCCCGAACCCCAGGCACCTGGTCTCTGGTGACAGCTACTCCATCACCGCAGTAACGAGGGAGGACGCTAGCAGCTACTGGTGCCAAGCGGAGAGTCGGGGCAGCAACACCACCACAGTGCTCCTCAGCCAGCCGGCCAAGCTCAATGTGTcag AGCTGCCCCCTCCCTCACTAACATTGACTCCCAGCACCCAACAGATCTTCAGAGGGGAGCGTTTCACTGTGCAGTGCCCCGTGTCTCAGACTAACTCCTCAGGCTGGATGCTGAAGCGGTTTCCTGAGGGCCATAGAGCGAGGACCGGAGACTTTAACACTGACCGGTGTTCACCACTAGGGGGGGCTGTTAGTGCAGACAAGTCTGACGCATGTGTCTTCACTGCTGACAGTGGAACCAGTGGATTGTACTGGTGTGAGGGTGCTGAGGGCCGCAGCAATGCAGTCAACATCACAGTAAGCT ATGGCTCCATCATCTTGAAGTCTCCTGCCTTCCCCGTATCAGAGGGTGATAAAGTCGTCTTATACTGTCAGCACTGGACAGGCATCCACAGTAAAACAACCTTCTTCAGAAACGGTGCAGAAATTGTCACTAACAGTTCTGTCAGTTCAGACAGAGTAACAAAGATGACTATTGAGAATGTGACAAAGGCAGACGAAGGTTCCTACAAGTGTGTGTCCGAGGGCAGAAAGATGGAGAGCCCTGAGAGCTGGTTATCAGTAAGACGTGATCGAG GCAACTCAACATCAACAGATGGGACAGCAGCATCCACTGAGG GCTCCTGGAAATGGATCATAGTTTCATGTGGGATTGTGCTTCTGTTCCTCACACTTCTAGCTGTTTGGCTAGTTTGTCGCTACAG GTACCAGATGCTTTGCACCCGTAGTTGTTGGCCAGTTTCCAAAGAGGATCTCCCAGCAATGGAGCTTCCTGCGACCAAGCAGGATGTGACAGAAGTGCAGTGGGACTTGTCCTGGATGGAGATGTCCAATCTGCTAGATAGGCAGTTATATCCTGGCACATAA